In Cytophagia bacterium CHB2, the genomic window AGATGGCTGCAAGCGAGAACGTGGGAACTTTGCTCATCCCTGACATCAGCGGCTTTACCGAGTTCGTTGCGGGAGTTGAAGTTTCTCACAGCCGGCACATCATCGCCGAGTTGCTGGAAATCATCATCGACGCCAATCGTCTAAACTTCGAAGTCAATGAGATCGAAGGGGACGCCGTCTTGTTCTATCGCATGGGCTCGCCGCCTACCTTGAGAGCGTTGTCCGAGCAAGCCGAAAATTTTTATCTGAAGTTTCACCAGTATCTTCGGCAAATCAAGCGCGACACTTTGTGCAAATGCGGCGCTTGCCAAAACGTGGGCGCGCTGACGTTGAAAGTCATCGCGCACCACGGCGAAATGTCCTTGGTCAAGATCAAAGACCGTCGCAAGCTCATCGGCAAAGACGTGATTGTGGCCCACCGGCTTTTGAAAAATACCGTTTCCAGCTCGGAATATCTGCTCGTGACGCAGACGCTGCTGCAAGCCGCCGGCGAGAGGAGTGCACCAGCGCAGATGCAAGCGCATCACGAAACTTACGCGCATTTGGGCGAGTTGCGCGTGTACGTTCAGACGCTTTCGCATCTGCAACCCCAGGTTTCGCAAGTGCCGGAGCCGCTGCATTGCCTCCAATTTCCCAACCCGCTCGTCATCACCAAGCAAATCGCCGCACCGCTGGAAAACGTCTATGGTTTGCTCTTCGATTTTGAAAAGATGCCGCGGTGGAATCCCGGTTTGGTGAAAGTCGAATACGACGCAACGGCGCCCGCGCGGATCGGACTCTCGCACACCTGCTTTTTCGATGCTGCAACCGCGGAGATTACGCTTGATCGCGTAATGGAAAAGAAAAATGAAGTGCTCGTGACCAATCGCATGAAGCTTGCCGCGCCGATCTTGCAAAGCTCGGGCACTTATCATTTAAAGCGCGAGCCGAACGGCACGAACTTGAATTTCATTTTTTCCTACAGACCTTATCCGGTCATTGGCTGCTTGCTGGACAAAATGGTGCGGCCGCGGCTGGCGCGAATGTTTGAAGCAGTCTGTGAAGGGTTAAAAGAAGTTGCAGAGGATGCCGGACGCGAGAAGTGAAAGCAACGTCCGGCGACGAAGTTCTTACCCGCAAGACAGTTTCTTGGTGACAAGCTGTTTTAGGTCATCGCTATGTTTGCACGAATCGATGGCCTCGGCCTCGAGCAACAGTTGTAAATCATTCCCCACCTTCTTGAAAACCGCCGGCAGCG contains:
- a CDS encoding DUF2652 domain-containing protein — protein: MAASENVGTLLIPDISGFTEFVAGVEVSHSRHIIAELLEIIIDANRLNFEVNEIEGDAVLFYRMGSPPTLRALSEQAENFYLKFHQYLRQIKRDTLCKCGACQNVGALTLKVIAHHGEMSLVKIKDRRKLIGKDVIVAHRLLKNTVSSSEYLLVTQTLLQAAGERSAPAQMQAHHETYAHLGELRVYVQTLSHLQPQVSQVPEPLHCLQFPNPLVITKQIAAPLENVYGLLFDFEKMPRWNPGLVKVEYDATAPARIGLSHTCFFDAATAEITLDRVMEKKNEVLVTNRMKLAAPILQSSGTYHLKREPNGTNLNFIFSYRPYPVIGCLLDKMVRPRLARMFEAVCEGLKEVAEDAGREK